A region of the Sphaerodactylus townsendi isolate TG3544 linkage group LG15, MPM_Stown_v2.3, whole genome shotgun sequence genome:
ctcacttctcttcccttgcatgccacccctcccctccctcccttccctctccctcgtgtgtatgtatgtgtatgtatttcacttccactcgagtcatTACCTATgtcctgttttcactgctcattatctggccatctgagcgaacattctgagctgcacgaatattctaagggtgacagttacacacaggcagctgcatgtccttcaccatggagcgccaggaaaaaggcattttacctgggccaggtgtgaaatttcaggtatgtgaacatctaaaaacactctcgcctggctgactatagtggctgggaattttcagaggaattggcccagcagttactgagttataccatcactaacaaatacacagtttgtttttatatatatctatctatatctatatctatatctatagatagatagatagatagatagatagatagatagatagatagatagatagatagatagatagatagatagatagatagatagatagatagatagatagatagatagatagatagatagatggttcCCCTACATCCCCTTGCTTGCCAACATGCTCCTGAACTTAAATCTAGCTCAgcggtctgcaatctgtggctctccagatgctcatggactataatttccatcagcccctgccaccatggccaattggccatgttgatgggggctaatgggaattgtagtccatgagcatctggagagccgcaggttgcagacccctgagctagctgttCTACCATAGACCAATTCCTCTCTGAAAATATCTGGCCCTGCTACTGGCGAGAAACCCCAGCAGGAGGCCAGTTCAAGCTGCCGCAGCACTCTTACTTGAGGAGGGCAGCCGTGCTGTCGCTCTCAAACGAGTCGTCGTCTTTCCGCTCGAAGATTTGCGCAGCCAGGCCGTCCCCTGCAGGCAGAGAAGGGGAATAGTCACCTGCAGCTTGGACATGGCTTTGAAGGACACAGGGACATGGAACCGGATCTCCTCCCTCACGGCTGGGACACGACAGGTTGCCTCCCACAGAAGACATTCAGAGGGGTCCCAGAACAGAACTGAAATCCCCAAACACTGGGCCAGAACTGCTCTCCCTTGCCAGCGGACCACCCTATCAGAACAAGCCAAGCAGTGCAGGACTGGAAGACTGTTTTGCTACAAACAGCATTTTATCCCAGGGGGCACAGAATCAGCCAGCTTGAAACTGGTTGGGGGAGCTGTGCACAGAGAAGTGAAAGGACGCGCTCAAGCAGAAGGCAGGATTATTCCCAAGGCACAGGCAAAGTGCCAAAGCTAGGGTTTCAGCAGCAAGGACAGGTGCTGTCTGTACAGCAGGGGATCTCCGACACATGAAGGATAAACAAAGAAAAAGTCACAAACAATGTTGAGTGGCCACAAGCAATAATGCACAGTGGAAAATTTTCCGCTGCTCTGTCCTTCTGTGGAAACTCTCCCACCCTTTGTATGTAAATATAGCTGATCATCAAAAGATGTCAGGGCTGTTGTGCTGCGAACCAGTCATGTTAGGTCGACTAAATGGGGGTTATGAAGCCGGGACAAAAAAGTGGAAAAACCTCTGATGGTTGCTTTACTAAAATACTGCTGCTGCCTCATACCACGCATAAAGCAAGCAACAGGGATCTTCACCATAAATCATCTTAAGCGTGACTCCTATGGCCAATTAAGGAGAGGATATAGActgtgtattttgtgtgtgtgtttgtgtgtacaggCCAAGCAGTCATCCTTCAGGTCCCATCCTTCAGGCTGGCTAGGAACGGAAGGAAGGAAAGTAACACCGTGAGCATAGTGATGGAAGAATGCCCCACAATGATACAGGAGAAGCGGGCCAAAGGACcttgctaccatgtttccctgaaaataagacagtgtcttatattaatttttgctcccaaagatgcactatgtcttattttcaggggatgtcttatttctctgtgttctgttcatcgggcatgcttccaaacaaaaactttgctatgtcttacttttgggggatgccttatatttcgcacttcagcaaaacctctactacgtcttattttcaggggatgtcttatattcggggtaGCAGGGTAGCAGGAGAGTCCATGGGGAAAATTCTGGTTTCCTTCTTCCTCAGTAGTCAGAAGCTTTCTAACTCCTCCTTGCAGACGAGGAGTTAgaaccttctttggaggtttttcaagagaggctggatggccatctgccagcagtgctttgattaaacgttcctgcattgcaggaggttggacacaatggcccttggggtctcttccaactctatgattccatgacgagagccctcccccccttctctggccACCACTCACCATGCGCAGCCTCTCTGGAGCTACGGAGCATGCTCTGTAAATGGCAGCGGACGTTCTCCATCTCCGAGATGTGGCGGGACTCGATAGCACTGCCCTGCAGCAAGGAAGGAGACCACGTTTTAATGGGCCTGGGGGCCTCCTAGCCCTCTCTGCGTCCCAGGGCTCCCTTTCCTCACCTTCTTGTGAGCGCTGGCCTCTACGCTGGTCGACAGCCTGTGGCTCAGCTCCTCGGCCAAGGTGTCAAGGTCTACTTCAGGAGCCTCAGTTTCCCTGGCCTGGAGCAAGCTGTGctgagcctccaggtgggatcgtGCCTGAGCCTCAGCCTGCCAGCTCTGGTGTAGCGAGGTGTACAGCTGTGTAGTCACTCTGGAAGCAAAGGGGCTGGCCGACTGGGCCCGGGGCACCTGCTGGGAGGGAGTGGCGGGCACGGAGGCGGGCAGGAGCTCCATGTCGCTCAACAGGTCCTCGCTACGGATGGAGGAGTTCAGAGTTCGGCAGGTGCTCCTCTCCGCCAttaagaaagggggggagagagagaggagccgGTGCTTTCTTTCACTCAACAAGGCAGCAAGAATGCCATTCTCAGAAGGCTAGAGTCTTTCGGACAAGAGGGCATCCTGTGAGGAATGGTGGTTGCCAGGAAAGTGGCGGGAGATTCAGACATGTtgctctgtccagggtgctgaagaGAAGAGGGTGTGAGCAGAAGCACTGGGAAGGGTGGGAAGTCCCAGCTGGctctaaaaaagggggggaagaagaGTGAACATCACATGGACCTGGAGGACCCGCATTCAATCCAGGGCTTGGTATCTCCAGGTGGGggttctggagatctcctggggttacaaatggtctacagcaggggtagggaacctgcggctctccagatgttcaggaactacaattcccatcagcctctgtgagcatggccaattggccatgctggtaggggctgatgggaattgtagttcctgaacatctggagagccgcaggttccctacccctggtctacagagATCAATTATCCTAGAATCACAAGGGCTGCTTTgcaaggtagactctatggcaggggtggccaacctatggcactcctgatgttcatggactacgattcccttcagctctgccaattggccatgctgacaggggatgatgggaattgtagtccattaatgtCTGAAGGGCCACAGTTTGGAGACTTCTGCTCTATGGCATCCCCTCCTCACTGaagtcccacccttcccaaagccccctccccaaatctccaggaattttccgaCCCAGAAGTGGCAACCCCAGACCCTCTCCCCACCTTCTCAGCCCCAGGTGGTAGATGAATGTTGCCAAAATCCCAActttgggtgggtgggtctaATAGGCCCCACCCCCACGCGGCCCCCCAATTCCTCTTCATCACACGTGCTGCACTTtctagccccacccaccaccctaGGCCCGCCCATctctccctaagccccaccccctcccgcgGCCCCTTGGTTTCCTCGCCCTGCGCCTCATTCAAACCCAGCCAACCCACAATTCCCCGCGGCCGGGCCCAGGCCCCGCCCACTTTGCTCCTCACGGTCGCCTGAGGCAAATCCAGGCTCCTCCCATCCGCAGAGGCCTTCCCTCGCCTACCGAAGCCGCTTCACGGCCTTTCTACGTCGCCGCACTCCCCCTctcccagccacccacccacccttagcGCGGCGCAACTTCTGGCAGCCCGCTCAGAGCGGGGACACGGTGAAGCCGTTGGCGCCATGTTGCTTGAGGGGGAAAGGCGCGCGCATGCGCTTTGGGAGGTCTCGGAAACGTCCGTGCGCCGGAGAAGTGAGGCGACGGGGTAGGCGGGACAAGCGTGCTGCCCCGAGCAATCAGCGAGCGTTACGTCATGATGCTCCCGCCTTCTTTCGTCCGCCCGGAAGTAGGGCGCGTTTGCAGGATCCTGGGCCGGGAGTGGTTGTCATAGGGACGGGGGAGAGGTAAGATGGCTTTGTCCCTCTGGCGGGACGGCCGGCGGCCGCGAGGTGGTGCTGCGCGGGCATCCCTGGGAAATGGCCCTGGGGGCTCAGGGCCCCCTGGACCAGGTGCTGCTGGATCCAGGTTcaaaatccccactttgccatacAAGTTTccagggtggccttgggccagcggTGGTCTCTCAAcctggtctacctcacagggttgttgtatatgtgaaatggagggaaagggtgccttgtaagctgctctgagctccttgggctGAACATAAGAATGAGGTAGGGAGAGAAGCCTGCCCATTGAGGCTGGTGGGAGTGGGTTACCTGCATCCTGTACAGGTAAGTAGTTGACTGCTGgactctctcttttcttccagATGACGGTGCACAGCCTATACCTCTTTGATCGCAATGGTATCTGCCTGCACTATAGCGAGTGGAATCGAAAGAAGCAAGCTGGTATTTccaaagaggaggtgaggttttggctggggagggagggatagagCCCAAGTTTGCTGTCTGAATGGGAAGGCCCAGCATGTGCTGGCATTTattctatgccccccccccaaccccccccccccccgggttcagtgatgggattcaaataatttaacaaccggttctttacaagcacccttttaacaaccagttctgccgaagtggtgcgaacctgctgaatcccaccactgcctgtgtttggagtagaccaccttgcaggacgcaatgtagacaagaactgacagacacacagtcaccagtgctgttctatttattgctgtctactgacaaagtgcttcgccagaccacaggtgttttcaggcacacatcactctgctgtctgtgcttactatataccaggggtcttcaaactatggccctccagatgttcatatactacaattcccatgagccctaccacttggccatactggcaggggctgatgggaattgtagtccatgaacatctggagggccatagtttgaagacccctgctatatacaaaagtggtaccaatcaggtgccctcaccttatcaggtttgcacacggtacaagctgtgcactcagtccgaatctgcacacggcacctgttagaaggagggtccagctgtcatttagattttgctcatctaaacacatgttctgacagttcCATCATGCCGTAAGTGTCCAAGTTTAAGCATCCTGGAGAGATAAATACAGATGCTAAATTATACGATGCATCGCTAAGTGGAAGGCGaaacaagagggttttttttaaaaaaagcttcatcAAATGTTCCAGCTTCTTCAACAACAGTTTCTTTTGGGCCTATCCCTCTTCACTCTCAGTGCTTCGCTTATAATCCAAACACTGACACTTATTGAAACAGACGATAGCTTAAAAGTCTTTTTGGAATCTTTCCGTTTTGTCATCGTCTCATTTGAATatatggagagaaagaaagagccaGTCTAATCGTGGTGACGCAGAATATGATTTTGCTGTGGCTGCTCTGTGGCACGTTGCCCTTGAAATAGGAAGTTCCATGAAGACCCACGCTCAGGGCAAATGCCAGTGAGAACCAGTCGTGGGAGAGGGGTGGCTGTTGCTCTCTTGTCCAGCTTCTTAACTACCCAAGAGgcactctcccctccttggaagaactctataattcccgaagcctaaagaaagcccaaaatattctgagagacccgtctcatccagcacactctctttttgaactgttaccatccggcagacgatgcaggtctaccaaaactaggacaaagaggcttagagacagcttctactctagagctgtggctacgctgaactccgcggcttcatgttgatgtgtttggggctgtgtagggatggggggaggaaggggaaagtgaggacggggtatgagtctgaaattgtgtgcatcgaggaatgctgctgtaaatttcgttgtgcgtgcacaatgacaataaaaatgcttatgcttattggtGGGCCACCAGGGTAAGCGGGACGCCAGACGCACTACACTTTCCGTCTGACGACAGGGCTGCTCTTATGTTTATTTTTGCATGCAGCTTGCTGTTTCTGTTTGGAAGTTCTTGCTGGAGCAAGCAGCAGACTTGATGTTTTTTCCTACAATGGTAAacaaaggaaggggagagagtgttTGTGTCATCACCAAATGTCAGGAAGAGGTGGCCGTGACTCAGTGGTGGAGTATCTGTtcggcatgtagaaggtcccagattcaatccctggcatttccagttttgACCAGGAACACCAGTGCAGTGGCACCAGGATGGAGGTGGCTGCAATTCATCAGGGTGCAGGAGgaatgggggaagagggagctGATGAAACCAGTCCTGGGGCACAGAAAGGCAGgagaaatgtctcttaaggcacctggAAAGCTGTTGCCAGACTGAGTCAATAACATGCCCTTGATGGACCTAGggtctaattcaggggtctgcaacctgtggctctccagatgttcatgactacaattcccatcagcccctgctagcatgggaattgtagtccatgaacatctggagagctacaggttgcagcatggccatgctggcaggggctgatgggaattgtagtccatgaacatctggagagccacaggttgcggcatggccatgctggcaggggctggtgggaattgtggtccatgaacatctggagagccacaggttgcagcatggccatgctggcaggagctgatgggaattgtagtccatgaacatctggagagccacaggttgcagcatggccatgctggcaggggctgatgggaattgtggtccatgaacatctggagagccacaggttgcagcatggccatgctggcaggggctgatgggaattgtagtccatgaacatctggagagccacaggttgcagcatggccatgctggcaggggctgatgggaattgtagtccatgaacctctggagagccacaggttgcagacccctggtctaatttATGGCAGAAGCACCCAAACAGATGTTTGTATCACCAGCCAAAAATTAAGTTTCCCTATTTTcttgggaaaggagattgttccCCAACATCACCTTATAACtcctagggggaaaaaacaggcaaAGGAAAACGTGCAAATAGGTGTAGGATTTggtgtttttcaaaaaatatctGTGATGCAGCCGCTCTAGCTGGAATAATGCGTTGTCACAGGTCCGTTGGCCACATGGTGGCGTCAGAGAGTAGCAAATGAATCCTTGTGTAGATGCTCGCTCTTTCTCCCTGTGTCCATCTCTCTTGTTTGCATCTCTCTGCAGGAGTTTAAGCTGATGTACGGCATGCTCTTTTCCATCCGCTCTTTTGTGAGCAAGATGAGCCCGCTGGATATGTATCCTTCCTCCCTCGAGGACAGCAGAGGTGGGGCCTCGTAACTGGAGAGCtgtgggagagtggggtttggttTTCTGTTGTGAGCTGTTGATCCTGTGGATAGCCCACACGggcctgatctcagaagcaaacCTAGGTCGTCGGCCatagtcagtatttggataggaagTCCAGGATttgctatggagaggcaggcaatggcaaacttcctctgttagcctcttgccttgaaaaccctacagctggGGCaccaaactcatttgttatgaggactggatatgacataaaaGTCACTTGGTTGGGCCAAGCCCTGAGTGGGGAGAACGGAGTGTCTGGATTGTTGAACCCgcagcagggtggggtggctgcatatcaggagtggggagggggttgtcCCAGCTGGCTCACAGACCTGATAGGCCCCCTAAGGGGGCCGGATCTGCCCCGCTGGCCCGCATATTTGACACCCCTTCTTTATTAACTCTGCACTGGTCAGCTGAGACTTTATGGCACTCTCCACAACTGTGAAGCTGCTGAAAGCCCCGCTATCGAGACAGAAATCTTTTTAGGAACCGTCTAGGGGGTGGGAGGATTGCTGTCTCTCTGTGCTTTCCTTAACCTCTACTCTCTAGGAAGGAAGGCTTTCTCTCCTTCCAGACAAGCAAATACAAGCTCCACTATTATGAGACTCCCACCGGGCTCAAGGTGGTGATGAACACGGACTTGGGGGTTGGCAATATCCGGGACGTGCTGCACCAGATCTACAGCTATGTGAGTGCATTGGGCTCTGTGGGCAgagtgggttcccccccccccccacttgtggcAGGCCCTGAGGTCGGCTTCCTGCATTTGGGCACACATCAGGCAATATGAGTCGAGTAAGACAGCGATGGCAGTGACTCAGCCTGTCAGGGATTTACTgattgatttagaagaagaagaagagtttggatttatatcccccctttctctcctgtaggagactcaaaggggctgacaatctccttgcccttcccccctctcaacaaacaccctgtgaggtaggtgaggctgagagaactccgaagaactgtgactagccccacgtcacccagctggcatgtgtgggagtgcacaggctaatctgaattccccagataagcctccacaactcaagtggcagagctgggaatcaaacccggttcctccagatcagagtgcacctgctcttagccactacgccactgctgctcctttaggttattttcaatcaatcaatcaatatgccttttattagcatcatataacaacaaatatataaacatttaaataactaATTAGATATAGATCAGCagcaataagcaaataaaaacaatagctaTCGTTTTAAAATAATGGCCAGGAAGGAAGTATCTGTACAAGTAACATCAAAAGAATGGTCCTGTAGAAGAAAATGTACAGCATAAATAgagttttgtattttctttgccaATAACAGAGGGTGAATCAAACTTGATCATACATCGGCATTTAGGACACATTCAAGCAGAATATGAGTCAGGGAGTCAAGTGAGCCACATCGACAGAACCTTTGATGTTTCGGGATTTTTTGGTATCTGCCGGATGTCACAGTTGAAGGAAGGCTATTAAATCTGGCCAACATAAAGACCCTTTGCTGTTCAACAAATAAGGTAGAAACTAAGTTTCTAGCTGGGACTCCATACTTAGGAGAAATTCCCAGTGCTCGAGGTGAACAGGTTGGGATCATGATCTCTTAACCTATCACTAATTTGAGTCAAAATGAATGATTtaggttatttatagtccacatggtgtcgtggttaagagcaggtgcactctgatctggagaaccgggtttgattcaccgctctgccgcttgagctgtggaggcttatctggggaaccaaattagcctgggcactcccaacacatgccagctgggtgaccttgggctagtcacagctcttcggagctctctcagccccacccacctctcagggtgtttgttgtgggtgggggaaggaagggaaaggagattgtaggcctctttgagtctccttacaggagagaaaggggggatataaatccaattcttgcTCCGAGACTCGAGATGGGTTACACAGAATAAGTCAATACAGTCAACGAGACGGGACGCCCAATGGAATATCAGAAATCTAAGCACAagcagagctttaaaaaaaatcaaaagtatgAGCTTTATTAATATGATTCATTCAATGGCGTAGAAACTGCATTGTTTGAAACAAACTTATAGTGATTGACAGCCTGTCTTGTTATCACAGTGGCATCTTCCCCGCAGCCAAGACTGTCAGAGTGCAAacagaaactcccccccccctttacaaaaAGCATCCTGGTGTCATTTGCTCGCAAGGGCAGATGTGAGGGGCTGTTTGCGGGGCCAGCCGAGCAGCAGAGCAGAgccaccctccccagcccccaTTAGTCACCCAGCTCTCTCTACAAAGGAGCACCCTCCACGGCCGTCACCCAGTACCCAAGTCGAGGCTCTAAAAATAGCTGGCCAATATTTGACGGTTCAGTTGCCCGGATCCTTTTTGACAGCGCAAACAAgccagctgccttctgctgctgccagccagcAAGGCTGGTGTCGAAGTACGGAGGGCAGAGTGTAGAAGCCACCACTTCTGCACACTGGCCAGGTGATCCAGAGCATGTGAAGACCCCCCAACCCTGCGTGCACTGGCAGGAGCCAAGGCAAAGCGTGGCAGGAGCCAAGGCAAAGTTCCCGGGTTCAGCCCCcaacatctccacttaaaaggagtTGGTGGGTaatgagaggaggagaagaagaagagtttggatctataccctccttttctgaaccataaggagc
Encoded here:
- the TRAPPC1 gene encoding trafficking protein particle complex subunit 1 encodes the protein MTVHSLYLFDRNGICLHYSEWNRKKQAGISKEEEFKLMYGMLFSIRSFVSKMSPLDMKEGFLSFQTSKYKLHYYETPTGLKVVMNTDLGVGNIRDVLHQIYSYIYVEYVVKNPLCNLNEPIQSELFRSKLDTFVRSLPFFSARAG